In Candidatus Methylomirabilota bacterium, the following proteins share a genomic window:
- a CDS encoding cytochrome C oxidase subunit II yields MSALVAVALTARGPAVEQSAVQKPGYRLRTVWFRGLGAVAIVAFVLSLPAFPYRHRSQAAEAQHHPVTALQFAFVMPPVLPFDTPIVLDVTATDVNHGIGIYDPDGRIIAQVQAMPGYTNPLPVVFKKPGQYVVLCMEYCGIAHHIMRGSFEVR; encoded by the coding sequence ATGAGCGCGCTGGTGGCTGTGGCGCTCACTGCACGTGGGCCGGCCGTCGAACAGTCGGCCGTCCAGAAGCCGGGATACCGATTGCGTACCGTCTGGTTTCGTGGATTGGGAGCAGTCGCGATTGTCGCGTTTGTGCTGTCCCTGCCCGCCTTCCCCTACCGACACCGTTCACAGGCGGCAGAGGCGCAGCATCACCCGGTGACCGCCCTGCAGTTTGCCTTCGTGATGCCGCCGGTACTCCCCTTCGATACCCCGATTGTCCTCGATGTGACGGCTACCGATGTCAATCACGGCATCGGCATCTATGATCCGGACGGGCGGATCATTGCGCAGGTCCAGGCGATGCCCGGCTATACCAACCCGCTTCCGGTCGTCTTCAAGAAACCCGGGCAGTATGTGGTGCTCTGCATGGAATACTGCGGCATTGCCCACCATATCATGCGCGGCAGCTTCGAGGTGCGGTGA
- a CDS encoding DNA-binding protein HU (histone-like DNA-binding protein), with the protein MTKAELVDKIAKDACITKKAAECALACVTSGIRDSLKKGKKVTLVGFGTFSVARRAARNGRNPQTGDVIKIKAAKTPRFRAGKALKDAVR; encoded by the coding sequence ATGACCAAGGCGGAGCTCGTGGACAAGATTGCCAAGGATGCATGCATTACCAAGAAGGCGGCGGAATGCGCCCTGGCCTGTGTGACATCAGGGATCCGGGACTCTCTAAAGAAAGGGAAGAAGGTCACCCTGGTTGGCTTCGGGACGTTCTCGGTGGCCAGGCGAGCGGCTCGCAACGGACGGAATCCTCAAACCGGTGACGTCATCAAGATTAAGGCGGCGAAGACCCCGCGATTCAGGGCGGGAAAGGCATTGAAGGACGCCGTCAGGTAG
- a CDS encoding SsrA-binding protein — MRRPQDKRILCSNRRARYEYEIEEVMEAGIVLTGTEVKSLREGKADLKDSYAAIAKGEAYLWGCHISPYAAGNRFNPDPNRTRKLLLHHEEIMKLMGKVQEKGLTLIPLSIYVVGRHIKIELALARGKKLYDKRETLKQRAMTKEMAQLTRGRADRG; from the coding sequence ATGAGACGGCCACAGGACAAAAGAATCCTCTGCTCCAATCGGCGGGCGAGGTATGAGTATGAGATCGAAGAGGTCATGGAGGCCGGGATCGTGCTGACCGGAACCGAGGTGAAGTCGCTGCGGGAAGGAAAGGCCGACCTGAAAGACAGCTATGCCGCCATCGCGAAGGGGGAGGCGTATCTATGGGGCTGTCATATCAGTCCGTATGCCGCCGGCAATCGCTTCAATCCCGACCCAAATCGGACACGGAAACTCCTGTTGCATCATGAGGAGATCATGAAACTGATGGGAAAGGTACAGGAAAAGGGCCTGACCCTGATCCCCCTGAGCATCTATGTGGTTGGACGACACATCAAGATAGAACTCGCGCTGGCGCGCGGGAAAAAGCTGTACGACAAACGGGAAACCCTGAAGCAGCGCGCGATGACGAAAGAGATGGCCCAACTCACCCGTGGCCGCGCGGATCGGGGGTAG
- the thiE gene encoding thiamine phosphate synthase codes for MTDRFQTRGRSLEAVVDTVLAGGAKAVQLREKDLSARDLYKLAERLLPIVHGQGACLLINDRVDLALALPIDGVHLSRTSLPPDAARVLLGPTRLIGVSCHAPEEAIEAEKGGADFIVFGPLFPTPSKAPYGAPVGPARLREVRAQARLPIFGIGGITASNAASVMAAGADGVAAISAIISADEPADAVSTLLHVVRAARIGTAER; via the coding sequence ATCACTGACCGATTTCAGACGAGGGGTCGGTCCCTTGAGGCGGTGGTGGATACAGTGCTTGCCGGCGGGGCCAAGGCGGTCCAGCTTCGCGAGAAGGATCTTTCGGCGCGGGATCTCTACAAATTAGCGGAGCGTCTCCTCCCCATTGTTCACGGGCAAGGCGCCTGCCTTCTCATCAATGATCGGGTCGATCTGGCGTTGGCCCTGCCGATCGACGGCGTCCATCTCTCCAGAACAAGCCTGCCGCCCGATGCGGCGCGCGTCCTGCTGGGGCCGACGCGTCTGATCGGCGTCTCCTGCCATGCGCCTGAAGAGGCGATCGAGGCCGAGAAGGGGGGGGCCGACTTCATTGTATTCGGGCCGCTGTTTCCGACGCCGTCCAAGGCACCGTACGGAGCGCCCGTCGGCCCCGCGCGGCTGAGGGAGGTGAGGGCGCAGGCCCGATTGCCGATCTTTGGTATCGGGGGAATCACGGCTTCGAATGCCGCATCCGTCATGGCGGCAGGCGCCGACGGCGTCGCCGCCATCTCTGCTATCATATCGGCGGATGAGCCGGCCGATGCCGTATCGACGTTGCTTCACGTTGTTCGTGCTGCCCGGATAGGTACAGCAGAGCGCTAG
- the thiS gene encoding thiamine biosynthesis protein ThiS — MKKGLSGMELTVNGKTRTVTDGATITTLLEELQINPLRVAVQLNQRIIRRELYEHTPLSTGDTLDIITFMAGGSL, encoded by the coding sequence GTGAAGAAGGGGTTGTCCGGTATGGAGCTCACCGTCAACGGGAAAACGCGTACAGTAACAGACGGCGCCACAATCACCACACTTCTGGAGGAGCTACAGATCAATCCGCTCAGGGTGGCGGTCCAACTCAACCAGCGGATTATCAGGCGTGAGTTGTATGAACACACTCCATTGTCTACAGGAGACACGCTGGACATCATTACGTTTATGGCCGGCGGGTCCCTGTAA
- a CDS encoding NUDIX hydrolase, which translates to MRQYPDRPILAVGAVVVRDGKVLLVLRGTEPGRGLWSLPGGVVHRGETLRAAVVRELREECGIEVAVSESAEVVERMIPDAEGRLQYHYVILDYRARWLRGELAASEEVEDARWVDPGDLDRYHLTRGTAEVIRRLLARPSGDVQDLGG; encoded by the coding sequence ATGCGGCAGTACCCCGATCGTCCGATCCTCGCGGTCGGAGCGGTGGTCGTAAGGGACGGAAAGGTACTGCTGGTCCTGCGAGGTACGGAGCCCGGACGCGGCCTCTGGAGTCTGCCCGGCGGCGTGGTGCATCGCGGCGAGACGCTTCGGGCGGCGGTGGTTCGGGAACTCCGCGAGGAGTGCGGGATTGAGGTCGCCGTCTCGGAGAGTGCCGAGGTCGTCGAGCGGATGATTCCGGATGCTGAGGGTCGCCTGCAGTATCACTACGTTATCCTCGACTACCGTGCGAGATGGTTGCGAGGTGAACTCGCCGCCTCGGAAGAGGTGGAAGACGCGCGCTGGGTCGATCCCGGCGACCTGGATCGGTACCATCTGACCCGTGGGACGGCGGAGGTGATCCGGCGCCTGCTGGCTCGGCCGAGCGGCGACGTTCAGGACCTCGGTGGGTGA
- a CDS encoding thiazole synthase: MDMNETLKFGGREFRSRLIVGTGKFPDYRTMRQAHEASGAEIVTVAVRRVNLDRAQESLLDYIDTTRFALLPNTAGCYTADEAIKTAMLAREVGLSDMVKLEVIGDQRTLFPDNEELLKATKVLVKEGFVVLPYTNDDPIMAKKLEDAGAAVVMPLAAPIGSGLGIRNPHNIKIILEVARVPIIVDAGVGTASDAAIAMELGCDGVLMNTAIACAKDPVAMATAMRQAIIAGRLAYLAGRIPKKLHASASSPLEGMIE; the protein is encoded by the coding sequence ATGGACATGAATGAGACCCTGAAATTTGGCGGCCGAGAATTTCGGTCGCGATTGATTGTTGGGACAGGCAAGTTTCCGGACTATCGAACGATGCGGCAGGCGCACGAGGCTTCCGGCGCCGAGATCGTCACGGTGGCGGTCAGAAGGGTAAACCTGGACCGGGCTCAGGAGTCGCTCCTGGACTACATCGATACCACGCGATTCGCGCTGTTGCCCAACACGGCGGGCTGTTACACGGCGGATGAGGCGATCAAGACCGCGATGCTGGCGCGCGAGGTCGGTCTGTCGGATATGGTCAAGCTGGAGGTGATTGGCGATCAGCGAACCCTGTTCCCAGACAATGAGGAGCTGTTGAAGGCCACGAAGGTGTTGGTCAAGGAGGGTTTCGTGGTCTTACCCTACACCAACGACGACCCCATCATGGCGAAGAAACTGGAGGATGCGGGGGCCGCCGTCGTGATGCCCCTTGCCGCGCCGATCGGATCCGGCCTTGGGATACGCAATCCGCACAATATCAAGATTATTCTCGAAGTGGCGCGGGTACCGATCATTGTTGATGCCGGTGTCGGGACGGCCTCGGATGCCGCAATCGCCATGGAGTTGGGATGCGATGGCGTCCTCATGAATACGGCGATTGCATGTGCCAAGGATCCGGTGGCCATGGCGACCGCGATGCGGCAGGCCATAATCGCCGGGCGGCTGGCCTACCTGGCCGGACGGATTCCGAAGAAGCTTCATGCCAGCGCCTCAAGTCCGCTTGAGGGTATGATCGAGTAA